CTGTTAATAAATGGGGTACGCCTATTCATATATTTAATAAGGATCGATTGCTAAGTAATGCCGAACTGTTAACCTCCAAAGCCAGAGTTTTAAACGGATTCAAAACTTACTATTCTGTAAAGACCAATTATTTGCCCGATATTGTACGCAGTCTGGCCCAGGCAGGTTGGGGAGCAGACGTGGTTTCAGGGTATGAAATGGAATTGGCGTTGAATTGTGGGTTTCGCCCCGAGGATATAGTATTTAATGGCCCTATGAAAACCGAGGCTGAATTGATCCGGGCGGTCAAGTTAGGGGTTTTTGTAAATCTGGACTCTTTGGTTGAGGCGCAGCGCTTAAATAATATAGCGAGCGCTCAGGGTATCAAGCTGGATGTCGGTCTTCGATTGAATCCTAATATCAATGTATATCCCAGTACTGATGTAAGCTTCAATCTGGATATGGAGCATAAAGCGCGTCTGTCAAAGTTTGGCTGGCCCACGGAATGTCTTGATGACGCGGTATCTACATTTGGCGGATTTGAGAATTTGAATCTGGTAGGTGTTCATTGTCAATTGGGTTCGCAAATTACGTCTTTGGGGGCGCTATCAGCGGCAATTGAGAAGGTTGTTTTATCGGTATGTGAGTTACGTAAAAAATTCGCAATCCGATATTTAAACCTAGGCGGCGGGATTGCCGTCGGCGGAATTGTTCGCGCGCGGTCTGGTCCGCTCTATTCGTTGTTGGCCAATATGGCGAACACTCAGATCAAAGTCGAGCCTGAAATGTATAGCCTGGATGAATATTTTTCCAGCGTGAAAGGCTTAATAGATCGTTACGATCTTTCAGATATCAGTGTTTCCTGCGAACCAGGTCGAGTTATTGTATCTGACACCATGTGCCTTATAACCTCAGTGGTTAACCGTAAGGACAATGCACTTGGTTCCTGGTTAGTGGTGGACGGTGGCCTCAATTTAATGCCCACGGCTGGTCCTGCCGAAGTGCATGAAATCGAAGCGATGATGGGACGGGATAAAGGCGCTGACAAAAAATTTGTGCTTGGTGGTCCGATGTGTTACGAACAGGATATATTCAGTTATAACTGTTGTCTGCCTGAGAATGTTCAGGTAGGGGACTATCTGATCATAAAGGATACCGGCGCCTATACGGTCTCTAGATCAACGAATTTTATTCGGGAGCGAGCTCCTGTCGCTGAAGTTTCGCATGGCCAAAGTCGACTGTGTTGGCGGCGAGAGGAATATTCAGACATATTCTCTTTCGAGGTCGATGAATCGCTTTGAGGTAACATGAAATGAACAGCTCTAGTCCTAGTGATTCAAACCTGACTGCGAACGTTTCATACCTGAGTTCGGAGTTACTCGCTCAACAAAAAGGGCAGCAGCCTACTGTTATCTGGTTTACCGGATTATCCGGGGCGGGTAAGTCCACGATAGCGTCTTTGCTGCAAAAAAAATTCTACCTGAGTGGCCACCATGTTTGTGTTCTGGACGGCGATCAACTCCGTAAAGGGATCAATCGGGATTTATCATTCGCCGATGAGGATCGTGCCGAAAGTGTCAGAAGGGCCGGCGAGATGGCGAAACTGATGGCGGAAAGTGGTCTGATTGTACTGAGCGCGCTTATCTCACCATTTGCCCGGGACCGTTTGAGCGTCAAAGAGCTGTTGGGGGAGATCCACTTTATGGAAGTGTATTTGCACGCTCCAATTGATGTTCTCGTCAGCAGAGATCCCAAAGGACTCTATGAGAAGGCACTAAACGGGAAAATTGGAGACTTCACCGGTATTGATTCACGCTATGAACCGCCGGAAAATCCCGATCTATCCTTCGACACATCCAAAGTTTCTGCGGGAGAAGTAGTTCAAGCAATACTGGCGCAATATTTTTTTAGAAGCGATACGTCAAGCATTATTGCGTGATTGTTGTCTGCAATAGCCGGTATTTTGCCGGCTTTTTTATATCTGAAGGGAGACTCTGAGAATGGGTTTTCTTTTCCAGGGTTGACCTTGGTTTGGAAAAGCGTTATCTGTACGCTTAGCCTCCGGAGTGTCCATCCCAGCATGAATCTGAAGCCACGCAAGGCCCTCATCGACGATCAGTCTGCTATCGATCAGATAGTGGCTGCAGCTTACGCTCATTACGTTCCCCGAATAGGACGAAAACCTGGTCCTATGCTGGAAGATTATGTCAGCCACATTATTGATGGTCATGTTTATGTTCTGGAGTATCAACAAAGCATTCAAGGTTTGTTGGTACTTGTTCCCGAAGAGCATTGTTTGCTTTTGGAGAACGTGGCGGTTGCCCCACAGGCCCAAGGGCGCGGCTTGGGCAGGATAATGCTGGAGTTTTCTGAGATGGTCGCGATCGACTGCAACTATTCCTCCATAAGACTCTATACCCATGAGTTAATGATAGAAAATATCCAGACTTATCTGCGTTATGGGTATGTCGAAACCCACAGAGCTGAAGTCAATGGGTTGCGCCGAGTGTACATGAGTAAAGTGTTAAGTCAGCGTTGATCCCCACCAATATCAGCCTTTCTGCACCAACCAGCGCAGCAGCCGATCCAGCGGGTCCGGTCGATCCGGCTGCCATCCCACAGCGTCGGCAAGGTGGTGATCGCCTTGAGCAGATGCTCTTTGCTCATGGTGCTGCTGCCCAAGAACTGGCCACATACATCATTGAGCAAGCCCATGCTGGGCAAGCCCTAGCACAGGCTTTTGACCAGAGCCTCAATGGTGGGGTCGGCAATGATCAGTCTTGGCGGTACCGGCTCGGATAGCTCACCGATCAGCGGGAAGAGGTAAGTTTTGAGGCGGCTCATCACTGTCTTGGAATAGTCCGGTGCCCACTTGGCTGACATTTCCGTGTGCCAGTCGAGGGCAACGCTTTCAAAGGTGCGGTCTTTGATCCGGGCTTGCGTCTTTGCTTGGTTCTTGGCTCCTATGGGATCAATACCATCCGCCAGCGTTCGCTTGCCCTCCAGGCGCTTGCGGCGCGCATCGGCGAGACCAACGATGGGGTAGTTGCCGAATGAGGTCAGTCCTTCCGGCCGTCAGGTTTGACGTATCTGAGACGCCAGCCTTTGCGGCCATTGGGTTGGACTAGAAGGTAAAGGCCGTCGCCGTCGAAAAGCTTGTAGGCGCGGTCTGTGGGCTTGGCCGAGCGGCAAGCGGCGTGGGAGAGTGGAGCCGTGGTGCGCGACATAAGGGTGCTCCCTTTTATCGAACTGACCTTTATCCCAAACTCTACCTTTAAACGGTTGGTGCCCACCGGACTCCGATGGAACGCCAAAACGAAAAAAACCGCCAGAAGGCGGTTTTTTCGGGGGGGTGCAGAGATTTTGGAAGCCTTCTCTGGAGCCTTGTATGGCTCCACGACCTGGACTCGAACCAGGGACCCAGTGATTAACAGTCACTTGCTCTACCAACTGAGCTATCGCGGAATGGCGCGTATGTTACTGATTGGAAAAGAGAAGTCAAGCGTCCATTGCCGGACGGTGCATTCCTGATGCCCTTTGACGGTCAATCAACGATTGGCAGTTACCGCCAGAGCAGGAGAGGACTACCATGGTTGCCCGGAAGTGGCAGGACGCGCTGCCGGCCATTCGCCGACATTAAGGTACGCGCCATGAACCACCTGTTACCCCTTCACACAGCCTGCCGCGCCGAGGTGCTCTTGTGAGTACCGCCCAGATCAGCTTGCCCAAGGGCGTGGGGCCTCATGCCGAGAAACTGTACGACGCCATCACCCAGGCCAGCACCGCCGAAGAACTGAACCGTGCCGGTGGCAAGGCCGAGGGCTTTGTCCTGGGGCTGGAAAGCACCAAGGCGATCAAGAGCCAGGTGGCCGAGTCGTTGTATGTCGTTTATGACGATGCGGCGAGCCAGCGGGCGATGGAGCTGTAGCCTCGACGAAAGTGTTGTGCCTGGTGCCTTTGTGGCGAGGGGATAAATCCCCTCGCCACAGGTTTGCGACTAAAAGGCATAAAAAAGGGAAGCCCTATGGCTTCCCTTTTTTCATCCAGCGCCGAGGCGTCAGATCACCTGGACGATGGCCTTGGTCACCGCCTCGATGTTGTTCTGGTTCAGCGCGGCCACGCAGATGCGGCCGGTGTCCAGGGCATAGATGCCGAACTCGTTGCGCAGGCGCGTCACTTGTTCAACGGTCAGGCCGGAGTAGGAGAACATCCCGCTCTGGCGTGCGACGAAGCTGAAGTCGTGGTGCGGGGCGGCCTTGGCCAGCATGTCCACCATCTGGATACGCATGCCGCGAATGCGCAGGCGCATCTCGGCGAGTTCGGCTTCCCACTGGGCGCGCAGCTCAGGGCTGTTGAGCACGGCGGCGACGATGCTGGCGCCGTGAGTCGGCGGGTTGGAGTAGTTGGTGCGAATCACCCGCTTGACCTGGGACAGCACGCGGGCACTTTCTTCTTTCGATTCGCTGACGATCGACAGGGCGCCGACGCGCTCGCCGTACAGCGAGAACGACTTGGAGAACGAACTGGAGGCAAAGAACGTCAGGCCCGATTCGGCGAACAGGCGCACGGCCGCCGCGTCTTCGTCGATGCCGGCGCCAAAGCCCTGGTAGGCCATGTCGAGGAACGGAACGTGGTTCTTGGCCTTGACCACGGCCAGCACGTTTTTCCAATCTTCCGGGCTCAGGTCCACGCCGGTCGGGTTGTGGCAGCAGGCGTGCAGCACAACGATCGAGCGGTCGGGCAGGGCGTTGAGGTCTTCCAGCAGGCCACTGCGGTTCACGTCGTGGGTGGCGGCGTCGTAATAGCGGTAGTTCTGCACCGGGAAGCCGGCGGTTTCGAACAGGGCGCGGTGGTTTTCCCAGCTTGGGTCGCTGATGGCGACGACGGCGTCAGGCAGCAGTTGCTTGAGGAAGTCGGCACCGATCTTCAGCGCACCGGTGCCGCCCACGGCCTGGGTGGTGATGACGCGACCGGAAGCGATCAGCGGCGAATCCTTGCCGAACAGCAAGGTCTGCACGGCCTGGTCGTAGGCGGCAATGCCGTCGATCGGCAGGTAACCACGGGAAACGTGCTGAGCCACGCGCGCCGTCTCGGCCTCGACAACCGCGCGCAAGAGTGGAATGCGCCCCTCCTCGTTGCAGTAAACACCCACGCCCAAGTTGACCTTATTGGTACGGGTGTCGGCGTTGAATGCTTCGTTGAGGCCCAGGATGGGGTCGCGGGGTGCCAATTCGACAGCGGAAAACAGGCTCATTATTGCGCGGCTCTGAATGGAGAGTGAGGGGAGATGTGGCGCTCCAGCCGAATGCACTAGAGCGGTGCACAAACGGGGAGCTAGTATAGAGGCCATCACTCGGCGCGGCGACAGGCGATTCGGTTTTTACGTTAAGTTTTTACGATTTTTTTCGACCGTTAGTCCTCTCTCCGCGTCAAAGTCTTCAAGGTGTGTAGGACGTTCGTCTTGAAAGCGAAGGCATTCACCTCCACATTGTGTGCATTCCAGTTTTTTCCTCGGGCGACATCAGTCGTTTCGGTCTTTCTCGTTCCTGTCGGCTGGCCGACAGGGATGAACCCAGAGGTTTTGTCATGTCTGAATTCCAGCTAGTCACCCGATTCCAGCCCGCCGGCGACCAGCCGGAAGCCATCCGCCTGATGGTTGAGGGCATCGAGGCCGGTCTGGCGCACCAGACCTTGCTTGGTGTGACCGGCTCGGGCAAGACCTTCAGCATCGCCAACGTGATCGCCCAAGTGCAGCGCCCGACGCTGGTGCTGGCGCCGAACAAGACCCTGGCGGCGCAGCTGTACGGTGAGTTCAAGGCGTTTTTCCCGAATAACGCCGTGGAGTACTTCGTTTCCTACTACGACTACTACCAGCCCGAGGCCTACGTGCCATCGTCGGACACCTTCATCGAGAAGGATGCCTCGATCAACGACCACATCGAGCAGATGCGACTGTCGGCGACCAAGGCTTTGCTCGAGCGCAAGGACGCGATCATCGTCACCACGGTGTCGTGCATCTATGGCTTGGGCAGCCCGGAAACCTACCTGAAGATGGTGCTGCATGTGGATCGTGGCGACAAACTCGACCAGCGCGCCTTGCTCAGGCGCCTGGCGGATTTGCAGTACACCCGCAACGACATGGATTTCGCCCGGGCCACCTTTCGGGTGCGTGGCGATGTGATCGACATCTACCCGGCGGAATCGGATCTGGAAGCGATCCGCATCGAACTGTTTGATGACGAGGTGGAGAGCCTCTCGGCGTTCGACCCGCTGACCGGTGAAGTGATCCGCAAATTGCCACGCTTCACGTTCTACCCCAAGAGCCACTACGTGACGCCCCGGGAAACCCTGCTGGACGCCATCGAAGGGATCAAGGTCGAGTTGCAGGAGCGCCTGGAATACCTGCGCTCGAACAACAAATTGGTGGAAGCCCAGCGCCTGGAGCAGCGGACCCGCTTCGACCTGGAGATGATCCTGGAGCTGGGCTACTGCAACGGCATCGAAAACTACTCGCGCTACCTGTCGGGCCGTCCGGCGGGCGCGCCGCCGCCCACCTTGTATGACTACCTGCCGGCCGATGCCTTGCTGGTCATCGACGAATCCCACGTCAGCGTGCCCCAGGTCGGCGCCATGTACAAAGGCGACCGTTCGCGCAAGGAAACCCTGGTGGAATACGGTTTCCGCCTGCCATCGGCCCTGGATAACCGGCCGATGCGTTTTGACGAATGGGAGAGCGTGAGCCCGCAGACGATTTTTGTCTCGGCCACCCCAGGCAACTATGAGGCCGAACATGCCGGCCGGGTGATCGAGCAATTGGTGCGGCCAACCGGGCTGGTCGACCCGCAGATCGAAGTGCGCCCGGCGCTGACCCAGGTTGATGACCTGCTCTCGGAGATCACCAAGCGCGTGGCCTTGGAAGAGCGGGTGCTGGTGACCACGTTGACCAAGCGCATGTCCGAAGACCTTACCGACTACCTGGCGGACCATGGCGTGCGGGTGCGCTACCTGCACTCGGACATCGATACGGTGGAGCGGGTTGAGATCATTCGTGATCTGCGTCTGGGCACCTTTGATGTGCTGGTGGGCATCAACCTGCTGCGTGAGGGCCTGGATATGCCGGAAGTGTCGCTGGTGGCGATTCTCGACGCCGACAAGGAAGGTTTCCTGCGTTCCGAGCGTTCGTTGATCCAGACCATCGGTCGCGCGGCGCGTAACCTCAATGGCCGGGCGATTCTGTATGCCGACCGCATCACCGGCTCCATGGAGCGGGCCATCGGCGAGACCGAGCGCCGTCGCGACAAGCAGATCGCCTTCAACCTGGCCAACGGGATCACGCCAAAAGGGGTGTTCAAGGACGTCGCCGACATCATGGAAGGCGCCACCGTGCCCGGCTCGCGCAGCAAGAAGCGCAAGGGCATGGCCAAGGCCGCCGAAGAGAGTGCCCGCTACGAAGCCGAACTGCGCTCGCCGAGCGAAATCACCAAGCGTATCCGGCAGTTGGAAGAGAAGATGTACCAACTGGCCCGGGACCTGGAGTTCGAAGCGGCGGCGCAGTTGCGCGACGAGATTGGCAAGTTGCGCGAGCGGTTGCTGGCTGTCTGAGATTTTGTGGTGAAGTCGAGGGCCTCATCGCGAGCAAGCTCGCTCCCACAGGGGATCATTGGACGACTCGATTAAACTGTGGGAGCGAGCCTGCTCGCGATTGAAGGCAGCTCGGTCTAACGGCTGAGCACACAAATCCCGCTCTCACTGGAGCCCGCCCGCCATCGCCTGTTACCATTCGCCCCCTGTTTGATCTTCGCTTTTATATTCTTTCCGAGACATGCCATGACCACCGTCCGCACCCGCATCGCGCCTTCGCCCACTGGCGATCCCCATGTCGGCACCGCCTACATCGCTTTGTTCAACTATTGCTTTGCCAAGCAGCATGGCGGCGAGTTCATCCTGCGGATCGAGGACACCGACCAGTTGCGTTCGACCCGCGAGTCCGAACAGCAGATCTTCGACGCCCTGCGCTGGTTGGGGATCGACTGGAGCGAAGGCCCGGACGTCGGCGGCCCGCACGGTCCGTACCGCCAGAGCGAGCGCGGCGATATCTACAAGCAGTATTGCCAGCAACTGGTGGACATGGGGCATGCGTTCCCGTGTTTCTGCACCGCCGAAGAGCTGGACCAGATGCGCGCCGAGCAAATGGCCCGTGGCGAAACCCCGCGCTACGACGGTCGGGCGCTGCTGCTGTCCAAGGAAGAAGTCGCCCGCCGCCTGGCCGCTGGCGAGCCCCACGTGATCCGCATGAAGGTACCGTCCGAAGGTGTCTGCGTGGTGCCGGACATGCTGCGTGGCGATGTCGAGATCCCATGGGATCGCATGGACATGCAAGTGCTGATGAAAACCGACGGCCTGCCGACGTACTTCCTGGCGAACGTGGTCGACGATCACCTGATGGGTATCACCCACGTGTTGCGCGGTGAAGAATGGCTGCCGTCGGCGCCGAAACTGATCCTGCTCTACGAATACTTCGGCTGGGAACAGCCGCAGCTGTGCTACATGCCGCTGCTGCGTAACCCGGACAAGAGCAAGCTGTCCAAACGCAAGAACCCGACTTCGGTGACGTTCTACGAGCGCATGGGCTTCATGCCCGAGGCGATGCTCAACTACCTGGGGCGCATGGGCTGGTCGATGCCGGACGAGCGCGAGAAGTTCTCGTTGCAGGAAATGGTCGAGCATTTCGATCTTTCGCGCGTCTCCCTGGGCGGGCCGATCTTCGACGTCGAGAAGCTGTCGTGGCTCAACGGCCAGTGGCTGCGGGACCTGCCGGTGGAAGAGTTCGCTGCACGGGTGCAGAAGTGGGCGTTGAACCCTGAGTACATGATGAAGATCGCTCCCCATGTGCAGGGCAGGGTAGAGACCTTCAGCCAGATCGCCCCGCTGGCCGGCTTCTTCTTCGCCGGTGGCGTGACGCCGGATGCCAAGTTGTTCGAATCCAAGAAGCTTTCGGGCGACCAGGTGCGCCAGTTGATGCAGCTGATCCTGTGGAAGCTCGAAAGCCTGCGTCAGTGGGAGAAAGACAGCATCACCGCGACCATCCAGGCCGTGGTCGAGTCGCTGGAGTTGAAACTGCGCGATGCCATGCCGCTGATGTTCGCCGCCATTACCGGCCAGGCCAGCTCGGTGTCGGTGCTCGATGCGATGGAAATCCTCGGGCCGGACCTGACCCGTTTCCGCCTGCGCCAGGCCATCGATCTGCTTGGTGGTGTGTCGAAGAAGGAAAACAAGGAGTGGGAAAAACTGTTGGGCGCGATCGCCTAAGCGGTCGATGAGGCAGGGCATACCCCGGTTTTCCGGGGTTTGTCGGTAAGTGATTGTTATCCCGGCAAAAAACTTTCAAATTTGTTGAAAATAAATTTGACAGCCCTCCGATACGCCCTTAAGATTCGCCCCGTCCTCAGCGATGAGGGGCTATAGCTCAGCTGGGAGAGCGCTTGCATGGCATGCAAGAGGTCGACGGTTCGATCCCGTCTAGCTCCACCAATTTACACTTCGAGGCCTGGCCACACTGGCCTTGAAGCGATCAGCACTCAGCGTTGATCAGTTGTACAGAAGGGTTTGCGTCCCCTTCGTCTAGTGGCCTAGGACACCGCCCTTTCACGGCGGTAACAGGGGTTCGAGTCCCCTAGGGGACGCCAGTTTTACAGAAGCGATGTTGCAAGATATCGCTCCGCCGCGAGGCGAAAAATCTGGGGCTATAGCTCAGCTGGGAGAGCGCTTGCATGGCATGCAAGAGGTCGACGGTTCGATCCCGTCTAGCTCCACCAATTACAGATTCAAGGTCTGGCCACACCGTCCTTGAATCGATCAGTTCTCAGCGCTGATCAAGTTAGAAGGTTTGTGTCCCCTTCGTCTAGTGGCCTAGGACACCGCCCTTTCACGGCGGTAACAGGGGTTCGAGTCCCCTAGGGGACGCCACGATTACCCGCTCTGCGGGATTTTATAAGGGTCATTCAATTCTTGAATGGCCCTTTTGTTTGTCTGGCGTTTGGCCAATTCCCTTATCCTTGAAAGAGACTTCTGACCAGCGGTCAAAATGAGCGCTTGCGGAAAATTATTATAGGAATAATATTTCATTCGTAATATTCGGAGGCGACGATGAGCGATAAAAAGGCACAAACCCGTGAACGCATTCTCAAGGCCGCCAGCGATGCGCTGATCCAGCGTGGGCCGGCTGAGCCGAGCGTGGGCGAGGTGATGGGCGCGGCCGGGCTGACGGTGGGCGGTTTTTATGCCCATTTCGAAAGCAAGGATGCCTTGATGCTGGAAGCATTCAAGCAATTGCTCAATCGGCGCCGCGGCCTGATCGCCGACATGGATGGCGAGCTGACAGGCGAAGAGCGGCGCGCTCTGGTGGCGGCGTTCTATCTGTCGCGCAAGCACCGTGACTCCACCGAACACGCCTGCCCGATCCCCGCGTCGGTCGGCGAGCTCGGCCGGCTGCCGGATGCGTTTCGTGAAGTGCTCGATGAGCATATCGAGTTGATGGTCGCGCAATTGGCGGCCAGCCCGGAGGACGCCGACAAGGCCCTGGCCGACATCGCCTTGATGGTGGGCGGCCTGGCCCTGGCGCGGGCGCTGGGTCCTGGAGAGTTATCGGATCGTTTGCTGCGCGCCGCCAAGTCAGCGGTGCGATGAGCTAAGGCGCAAGCCCTGGAGATGAGCGATGAACAGGTTGAGCTGGATTCGTAGCGTCAATTGCACGCTTGGTTGGGTGGCTCCGCGCCTCGTGGCCAAACAAATGCGTTCGCTGTTCATGCGCCCGCGAAACTTGCCGCCGCGCGATTGGGAGCTGCCGCTGCTGGCCTCCTCCGAGCGTATCACCTTGCGTTTCGGTCTCTCGGCGTTGCGCTGGGGCAAAGGCCCGGCAGTCTTGCTGATGCATGGCTGGGAAGGGCGGCCGACTCAGTTCGCGGCCTTGATCACGGCCTTGGTGGACGCTGGTTATACGGTGGTGGCGCTGGACGGTCCGGCCCATGGTCGCTCACCGGGTCGCGAGGCGAATGTCCTGTTGTTTGCCAGGGCCATGCTCGAAGCCGCTGCTGAGCTGCCGCCGTTGCAGGCCGTGATCGGGCATTCCATGGGCGGCGCCAGTGCCCTGTTGGCCATCCAGTTGGGATTGCGTACCGAGACGCTGGTCAGCATCGCCGCACCCGCTCGCATTCTTGGGGTGCTGCGTGGTTTCTCCCGGATGATGGGTCTGCCGCCCAAGGCGCGTTCGGCGTTCATTCGCCAGGTGGAAAGCGATGTGGGCATGCCCGCTTCGAAGATGGATGTAGCGCATTACCAGCTGGACGTGCCGGGGTTGATTGTCCATGCCGAGGACGACACGTCGGTTTCGGTCAGGGAGTCGCAATTGATCCATGAAGCCTGGTTCGACAGTCGTTTGCTGCGACTGCCACAGGGCGGGCATCAACGGGTGCTGGCCGATCCACGGGTCATTGATGGGGTGTTATCACTGCTGGCCGGTAGAAGCCTGCAAGCGCGGCAATCGGCTTGAGCGAGCAAGGCTTGCCCGCGATGGCGGTCGAGCTCGGATCCGTTACACTGCCCCCATCCATATTCGACCAGGAGAGGGGCATGGGCTGGGATCGGGCAACGCCGTTCATCATTGATCTTCAAGTAAATGCCGAAGACATCGACGGGTTGGGCCACGCCAACAACGCGGTGTACGTTACCTGGCTTGAGCGCTGCGCCTGGCGCCATTCCCAGCGCCTGGGCCTGGATCTGGTGGAGTACCGGCGCCTCGACCGAGCCATGGCGGTGGTGCGGCATGAAATTGATTACCTGGCGGCCGCCTATGAAGGCGACGAGCTGCAATTGGCGACCTGGATCGTCGACTGGGACCAGCGTCTGAAAATGACCCGGCATTTCCAACTGGTCCGTCCCAGCGACAACACCACGCTGTTGCGGGCCCAGACCACCTTCGTCTGCATCGAATTGTCCACCGGCAGGCCCAAGCGCATGCCGCCGGAGTTCATCGAGGGTTATGGTCCCGCGTTGAAGCCATCCGGCATCCTCATCGATTGACCCACCGCCATCGCGAGCAAGCTCGCTCCCACAAGGGATTTGTGGTGAGCACAGGATTTTTGAACGATCGAGAACCACTGTGGGAGCGAGCTTGCTCGCGATAGCGGCGCTACATTCAACATTTGCGCAAGCTTATTCACCGCCATCGCGAGCAAGCTCGCTCCCACAGGGTTTGGTGGTGAATTCCGATGTCGTGGGCAAAATCCGGTAAACTGCCGCACGTTTTTTCGTTCGAGTGTGTGTTTCCATGCAAATTGCCCTGGCGCCCATGGAGGGGTTGGTCGACAACATCCTGCGGGATGTCCTGACCCGTGTTGGTGGGATCGACTGGTGTGTCACCGAGTTCATCCGTGTCAACGACCGCCTGCTCACGCCGGCCTATTTCCATAAGCTCGCCCCTGAGTTGCTGGCCGGTGCCCAGACGGCTGCCGGCGTGCCGTTGCGGGTGCAGTTGCTCGGTTCCGATCCGGTGTGCCTGGCGGAAAACGCGGCGTTGGCGTGTGAGTTGGGCTCGCAGGTTATCGACTTGAACTTCGGTTGCCCGGCCAAGACCGTGAACAAATCCCGGGGTGGGGCGGTGTTGCTCAAGGAGCCGGAACTGCTTAACGAAATCGTCGAGCACGTGCGTCGTGCGGTGCCAAAACACATTCCGGTCACCGCCAAGATGCGCCTGGGTTTCGATAGTCCGGACGGTGCGCTGGTGTGTGCCACGGCGCTGGCCGAAGGCGGTGCGGCGCACATCGTGGTGCACGCGCGGACCAAGGTCGATGGCTACAAGCCTCCGGCTCACTGGGAGTGGATTCCCCGGGTGCAGGAAGTGGTCAAGGTGCCGGTGTTCGCCAATGGTGATATCTGGAGCGTGGAAGATTGGCGCCGTTGCCGCGAAATCAGCGGTGTCGAAGACATCATGCTCGGTCGC
The sequence above is drawn from the Pseudomonas sp. St316 genome and encodes:
- a CDS encoding tRNA-dihydrouridine synthase — protein: MQIALAPMEGLVDNILRDVLTRVGGIDWCVTEFIRVNDRLLTPAYFHKLAPELLAGAQTAAGVPLRVQLLGSDPVCLAENAALACELGSQVIDLNFGCPAKTVNKSRGGAVLLKEPELLNEIVEHVRRAVPKHIPVTAKMRLGFDSPDGALVCATALAEGGAAHIVVHARTKVDGYKPPAHWEWIPRVQEVVKVPVFANGDIWSVEDWRRCREISGVEDIMLGRGLVSRPDLARQIAAARAGDDVVEMSWAELQPMLQDFWVQVVEQLTPRQAPGRLKQWLAMLTRNYPEAVALFTALRRETDLDAVGHLLGVQRTQAA